The following are from one region of the Thermococcus cleftensis genome:
- a CDS encoding adenosylcobinamide amidohydrolase produces MGFKHFILPFDEPMLALSNAPHRGGLTRANGFFFMMVHKNYSGDYRADCLAFERENGLENFVGFMTAADVAKVLSVVKSGSVTAYITAGITNPAIAGDVPPPWEPGTINIALVINEGLTVGAMANAIMTATEAKTYTLLSLGYNATGTTSDGIGIFAFEGEKEWAGTATELGISIGRAVRKALKESLRKWEGTREK; encoded by the coding sequence ATGGGGTTCAAACACTTCATCCTTCCGTTCGATGAGCCGATGCTCGCCCTCAGCAACGCGCCCCACAGGGGAGGCCTTACGAGGGCCAACGGCTTCTTCTTCATGATGGTTCACAAGAACTACTCCGGCGACTACAGGGCTGATTGCCTCGCCTTCGAGCGGGAGAACGGCCTTGAGAACTTCGTTGGCTTCATGACGGCCGCTGACGTAGCGAAGGTTTTATCGGTGGTGAAGAGCGGGAGCGTTACGGCCTACATCACCGCTGGAATCACCAACCCGGCGATAGCAGGCGATGTGCCGCCTCCCTGGGAGCCGGGGACGATAAACATTGCGCTCGTGATAAACGAGGGACTAACCGTTGGGGCTATGGCCAACGCGATAATGACGGCAACCGAGGCGAAAACCTACACTCTCCTCAGCCTTGGCTACAACGCGACGGGGACGACGAGCGATGGAATCGGCATCTTCGCTTTCGAAGGGGAAAAGGAGTGGGCAGGAACCGCGACGGAGCTCGGGATAAGCATCGGAAGGGCGGTAAGAAAGGCGCTTAAAGAGAGCCTGAGAAAGTGGGAGGGGACGAGGGAAAAATAA
- the cobT gene encoding nicotinate mononucleotide-dependent phosphoribosyltransferase CobT encodes MESLFLLVLGNTEISTVPGISVAGATPELTKLTPVADAEYLFHEKPLTIDVIPVTPEGHPTPAIITKAARELANFPVMVVRGGTYLAPLIPHVHVSDAVGRDFRKGPALPEFGEIIKRAKLFSEELNKLPIKELVIGESTPGGTTTAQAVLWALGYDARTSSASTNNPQGLKERVIGEAFERAGIEKGQLKDNPLEALRQFGDPMMATVVGISLGFRKSVVLAGGTQMLAVSALLKALGEDLNRFMIATTKWVVNDRSATFLETAKEIGIITYSADLDFSKSEFKGLRDYENGYVKEGVGAGGATWLAVKAGFSPEEVSGKVEELYRRLMEMKASP; translated from the coding sequence ATGGAGAGCCTCTTCCTTCTCGTTTTGGGGAACACAGAGATAAGCACCGTGCCCGGAATAAGCGTCGCCGGGGCAACCCCTGAGCTGACGAAGCTCACCCCAGTGGCCGATGCGGAATACCTGTTCCACGAGAAGCCCCTGACGATTGACGTAATCCCCGTAACGCCCGAAGGTCACCCGACGCCCGCGATAATAACCAAGGCCGCGAGGGAGCTCGCGAACTTCCCTGTTATGGTCGTGAGGGGCGGAACTTATCTCGCCCCCCTCATCCCGCACGTGCACGTCAGCGACGCCGTTGGGAGAGACTTCAGAAAGGGGCCGGCTTTACCCGAGTTCGGCGAGATAATAAAGCGCGCCAAGCTGTTCAGCGAGGAGCTCAACAAACTACCGATCAAAGAGCTTGTAATTGGCGAGTCTACTCCCGGAGGAACGACAACGGCCCAGGCTGTTCTGTGGGCACTCGGCTACGACGCGAGGACGAGTTCGGCATCGACCAACAACCCGCAGGGCCTCAAGGAGAGGGTAATCGGCGAGGCCTTTGAGAGGGCCGGAATCGAGAAAGGTCAACTGAAGGACAACCCTCTTGAGGCCCTGAGGCAGTTCGGTGACCCCATGATGGCAACGGTGGTGGGTATTTCCCTCGGCTTCAGGAAGAGCGTCGTCTTAGCTGGAGGAACGCAGATGTTGGCTGTTTCAGCCCTGTTGAAGGCCCTCGGCGAGGATTTAAACAGGTTCATGATAGCGACCACCAAGTGGGTGGTCAACGACAGAAGCGCCACATTCCTCGAAACGGCGAAGGAAATCGGGATAATAACTTATTCGGCTGACCTCGATTTCTCCAAGAGCGAGTTCAAGGGCCTCAGGGACTACGAGAACGGCTACGTCAAGGAAGGCGTCGGCGCGGGGGGAGCGACGTGGCTTGCCGTTAAGGCCGGTTTCTCGCCGGAAGAGGTGAGCGGAAAGGTCGAGGAGCTTTACAGGAGGCTCATGGAGATGAAGGCATCTCCCTGA
- a CDS encoding cobyric acid synthase: protein MGRALMVLGTSSGAGKSLLVTALCRIFSNLGYDVVPFKSQNMSLNSAPSIEGGEISRAQYLQAIACRKRPLVKFNPILLKPEGNMRSQVVFMGKPIGSVSARDYMLSRKEELFRKAMEVLDGLKEEHDLVIIEGAGSPVEINLRDYDIANTRVMLHARAKGILVTDIDRGGSFASIVGTMELLNEREREAIIGFVFNKFRGDASLLRPGFEYLERRYGKPTLGVIPYVEHRLPEEDSLAEFPKVKGELHIQIIKLPHISNFTDFEPLHWANGVDYVTKAEKIKGDVIIIPGSKNTVEDLLWLRENGFEDAILEAHREGSFVVGICGGFQMLGEKIADTVESKRGTVRGIGLLPAKTVFEKVKRTNHLRAEVLWGPAKGLAVEGYEIRFGRSTSARPFSVITAVNGVKTFEPEGAVGNRAFGTYLHGIFHNFAFTERFLNSLRAERGLEPVSIEGWSIEEEIERFARVVERHLDVERILRELGV from the coding sequence ATGGGAAGGGCCCTGATGGTGCTCGGAACCTCGTCTGGAGCTGGCAAGTCGCTCCTCGTCACGGCCCTTTGCAGGATTTTTTCGAACCTCGGCTACGACGTCGTTCCCTTCAAGAGCCAGAACATGAGCCTGAACTCCGCACCGAGCATAGAGGGCGGCGAGATAAGCAGGGCGCAGTACCTACAGGCGATAGCCTGCCGGAAGAGGCCGTTGGTAAAGTTCAATCCTATCCTCCTCAAGCCCGAGGGCAACATGAGGAGCCAGGTCGTCTTCATGGGGAAGCCAATAGGTAGCGTTTCGGCCAGAGATTACATGCTCTCCCGGAAGGAGGAACTCTTCAGGAAGGCGATGGAAGTTCTAGACGGGCTCAAGGAGGAGCACGACCTGGTGATAATCGAGGGCGCAGGCAGTCCGGTCGAGATAAACCTGAGGGACTACGACATAGCCAACACCCGCGTCATGCTCCACGCAAGGGCCAAAGGGATCCTCGTTACGGATATAGACAGGGGCGGGAGCTTCGCGAGCATAGTGGGCACGATGGAGCTTTTGAATGAACGCGAAAGGGAAGCGATAATCGGCTTCGTCTTCAACAAGTTCCGCGGGGACGCTTCCCTCCTCCGGCCTGGCTTTGAGTACCTGGAGAGGCGCTATGGGAAGCCTACCCTCGGCGTTATCCCCTACGTCGAGCATCGCCTACCGGAAGAGGACTCCCTGGCGGAGTTCCCGAAGGTGAAGGGCGAGCTTCACATTCAGATAATCAAGCTCCCCCACATAAGCAACTTCACGGACTTTGAACCCCTCCACTGGGCCAACGGCGTTGATTACGTCACCAAAGCAGAAAAAATCAAGGGCGACGTTATCATAATCCCCGGGAGCAAGAACACTGTCGAGGATTTGCTCTGGCTCCGTGAAAACGGCTTTGAAGATGCTATACTGGAGGCTCACCGCGAAGGCTCTTTCGTCGTCGGAATCTGCGGCGGCTTCCAGATGCTGGGCGAGAAGATAGCAGACACCGTCGAGTCGAAGCGCGGAACGGTCAGGGGCATCGGCCTTCTACCGGCCAAGACAGTCTTCGAGAAGGTCAAGAGGACGAACCACCTGAGGGCAGAAGTTCTATGGGGGCCGGCCAAGGGACTGGCGGTTGAGGGCTACGAGATACGCTTCGGCAGGAGCACCTCTGCGAGGCCCTTCTCGGTGATAACGGCAGTAAACGGGGTGAAAACCTTTGAGCCTGAGGGAGCCGTAGGTAATAGGGCCTTCGGCACCTACCTGCACGGCATCTTCCACAACTTCGCCTTCACCGAGCGGTTCCTCAACTCCCTCCGGGCGGAGAGGGGTCTCGAACCGGTTTCCATCGAAGGCTGGAGCATAGAAGAGGAGATAGAGAGGTTCGCAAGGGTCGTTGAGAGACACCTCGACGTGGAGAGGATTTTAAGGGAGCTGGGGGTTTAG
- a CDS encoding NTP transferase domain-containing protein — protein MIIIMAGGRSSRMGREKPVLKVGGRPMLLRVYGEAEKVGEVLVAVSRNAPKTRELCLREGIPIVETPGRGYVEDTLFLLREFGPFLSVSADLPFLKASDVMAIGEAFDGRTSLTGVLPLDRVPKDLHPLTYRGYAVIGLNAVGTEGEKFFELSNPLLALNVNTPGELKLAGRIARLVEKPFKAFRELHGGG, from the coding sequence ATGATAATCATCATGGCCGGCGGGCGGTCGAGCAGAATGGGCCGGGAGAAGCCCGTCCTGAAGGTCGGGGGCAGGCCGATGCTCCTGCGCGTTTACGGGGAGGCGGAAAAAGTCGGGGAAGTGCTCGTTGCCGTCTCCAGAAACGCGCCGAAGACGAGGGAGCTCTGCCTCCGCGAGGGGATTCCCATCGTTGAAACGCCAGGCAGGGGCTACGTGGAGGACACCCTTTTCCTCCTCCGCGAGTTCGGGCCCTTCCTAAGCGTCTCCGCTGATTTGCCCTTCCTGAAGGCGAGCGATGTGATGGCCATAGGGGAGGCCTTCGACGGGAGGACGAGTTTAACGGGCGTTCTCCCACTTGATAGGGTGCCAAAGGATCTGCACCCCCTCACCTACAGGGGCTACGCAGTAATCGGCCTCAACGCCGTTGGAACCGAGGGAGAAAAGTTCTTCGAGCTGAGCAACCCGCTATTGGCTCTCAACGTGAACACTCCAGGGGAGTTAAAGCTCGCCGGGAGGATAGCGAGGCTGGTGGAAAAACCATTTAAGGCCTTCCGCGAACTTCATGGAGGTGGTTGA
- a CDS encoding MJ1477/TM1410 family putative glycoside hydrolase has translation MQHKRTLNLSSVRSWAYWLQNASPEVIAKSGFDLIVMDYSRDGDDETAYTREEIAEIKRAGVIPIAYISIGEAEDYRFYWNESWKTEPPDWLGPENPEWPGDYAVKYWNDGWKRIVLEYLDRIIAQGFRGVYLDKVDEYWFWAENGYDENWTVGQMIEFILQIANYARSKAGEDFIVIPQNGEWLLNYDNGSLVKAVSGWASEDVFYDGLKPSPWTDEKVPLLDRVVKAGKVVLVVDYVDDGTRSGEDLARILDFIEKARERGYVPYAALEDRELDELNVIPGVQPPR, from the coding sequence ATCCAACATAAGAGAACACTGAACCTCTCCTCGGTGAGGAGCTGGGCCTACTGGCTGCAGAACGCCAGCCCGGAGGTTATAGCGAAGAGCGGCTTCGACTTAATCGTCATGGACTACTCAAGGGACGGGGACGATGAGACAGCCTACACGCGGGAGGAAATAGCCGAGATTAAGAGGGCCGGGGTAATTCCCATAGCCTACATCAGCATCGGCGAAGCTGAGGACTACCGCTTCTACTGGAACGAAAGCTGGAAGACGGAGCCACCGGATTGGCTCGGCCCCGAAAATCCAGAGTGGCCCGGGGATTACGCCGTTAAGTACTGGAATGACGGCTGGAAGAGGATAGTCCTTGAGTACCTCGACAGAATCATCGCTCAGGGCTTTAGGGGGGTTTATCTCGACAAGGTTGACGAGTACTGGTTCTGGGCTGAGAACGGCTACGACGAGAACTGGACTGTGGGGCAGATGATCGAGTTCATACTCCAGATAGCCAACTATGCCCGCTCTAAGGCGGGTGAGGATTTCATTGTAATCCCTCAGAACGGGGAGTGGCTCCTCAACTACGACAACGGGAGCCTTGTGAAGGCCGTCTCCGGCTGGGCGAGTGAAGATGTCTTCTACGACGGCCTCAAACCGAGCCCTTGGACGGACGAGAAGGTTCCCCTCCTGGACAGGGTTGTTAAGGCGGGAAAGGTTGTTCTGGTCGTGGACTACGTAGATGATGGGACAAGGAGCGGGGAAGACCTCGCGAGAATCCTTGACTTCATTGAAAAGGCCAGGGAGAGGGGATACGTACCCTACGCGGCACTCGAAGACAGGGAGCTGGACGAGCTTAATGTGATTCCAGGGGTTCAGCCGCCGAGGTAA
- the cobS gene encoding adenosylcobinamide-GDP ribazoletransferase, producing MRNLLPFFTRLPVRGDFEKVRKELWALPLIAPITSALPTAVLYLGLPLANVLALLTLYLTIGLLHLDGLADWADGIMVKGDREKKIKAMKDLNTGIAGLFAVVIVLLLQVYSLPLVPFYALFLAELNSKFAMLLALATRKPLGSGLGAYFMEGVNLKQMAIGTALYLLLLVPFVLIEPFALASLLGLLAGFYVVHVSLENFGGLNGDCIGAVAEITRTGTLLVMAFLWAYLGG from the coding sequence ATGAGAAACCTCCTGCCCTTCTTCACCCGACTGCCCGTTAGGGGGGACTTCGAGAAGGTTCGGAAAGAGCTGTGGGCACTTCCCCTTATTGCCCCCATTACTTCAGCCCTCCCGACGGCTGTTCTTTACCTCGGACTCCCCCTCGCCAACGTTCTTGCACTCCTAACTCTATACTTAACAATCGGCCTCCTGCACCTTGACGGCCTCGCCGACTGGGCCGATGGGATAATGGTGAAGGGCGATCGCGAGAAGAAAATAAAGGCAATGAAGGACCTAAACACAGGCATAGCGGGCCTCTTCGCGGTGGTCATAGTTCTGCTCCTTCAGGTTTACTCGCTCCCGCTCGTTCCCTTCTACGCGCTCTTTCTGGCCGAACTCAACTCCAAGTTCGCCATGCTCCTCGCACTGGCAACGAGAAAACCCCTCGGCTCCGGTTTGGGGGCATACTTCATGGAGGGTGTGAACCTAAAACAGATGGCCATCGGAACGGCCCTCTACCTCCTCCTGCTGGTTCCCTTTGTCCTGATCGAACCCTTCGCGCTTGCATCTCTCCTCGGTCTTCTGGCGGGGTTTTATGTCGTCCACGTTTCCCTGGAGAACTTCGGCGGCCTTAACGGAGACTGCATAGGGGCAGTGGCGGAGATAACGAGGACCGGGACGCTTTTGGTTATGGCATTCCTGTGGGCTTACCTCGGCGGCTGA
- the cobZ gene encoding alpha-ribazole phosphatase CobZ: MEGTGLIRRLNERGITLNAMLETAMELYIGEEREKVREELKELMLRYLDDINVQALLTAALLLEENFEVDGDPVNLVADELIGISIAELIGGKMALFNFFYYDTRKPGILAELPPFLDDAVGGFIAGCMTRLFERERQ, from the coding sequence ATGGAAGGGACCGGGCTTATCCGGAGGCTGAACGAGCGGGGTATAACCCTCAACGCCATGCTGGAAACTGCCATGGAACTCTACATCGGTGAGGAGAGGGAGAAAGTCCGCGAGGAACTCAAAGAGCTCATGCTGAGATACCTCGACGACATCAACGTCCAGGCTCTGCTCACGGCCGCGCTCCTCCTTGAGGAGAACTTCGAGGTTGATGGCGATCCGGTGAACTTAGTTGCCGACGAGCTGATAGGGATAAGCATTGCCGAGCTGATAGGCGGCAAGATGGCGCTCTTCAACTTCTTCTACTACGATACGCGGAAACCGGGGATTTTGGCGGAGCTCCCACCGTTCCTCGACGACGCGGTTGGCGGCTTCATAGCTGGCTGTATGACGAGGCTTTTCGAGAGGGAGCGACAATGA
- a CDS encoding uracil-DNA glycosylase family protein yields MLLRFEELRKVGDVYINPRNFRVEPLFIRDWRDLLGLDEGTYGPYARTIYNPGERFLAVDRKDEKLAGELEALYRELLRRPLRFCREEYYRYQLEVGEFDGLPFANGWPGSGVVLVGEAPGRKGCGKTGICFYRDASGMLLRKTLFQLGVNPDFVYITNVLKCNPPENRLRGFGEGELGLLQRELEILKPEAIFAIGRTAEKALKRLGYEAIYLRHPAWYVRRGVREPGEEMLEEYSVIKEAFGEWRF; encoded by the coding sequence ATGCTGCTGAGGTTTGAAGAGCTAAGAAAAGTCGGCGACGTTTACATAAACCCCCGGAACTTCAGGGTTGAACCCCTCTTTATCCGGGACTGGAGGGACCTTCTGGGCCTCGATGAGGGGACTTACGGCCCCTACGCCCGGACGATTTACAACCCCGGAGAGCGCTTTCTCGCTGTGGACAGAAAAGATGAAAAGCTCGCGGGGGAGCTTGAGGCCCTTTACCGGGAGCTTCTCCGTCGGCCCCTGCGGTTCTGCCGCGAGGAGTACTACCGCTACCAGCTTGAGGTGGGCGAGTTTGATGGCCTGCCATTCGCCAACGGCTGGCCCGGCTCGGGAGTGGTGCTCGTGGGGGAGGCGCCGGGAAGGAAAGGCTGCGGAAAGACGGGGATATGCTTCTACCGCGACGCCTCCGGAATGTTGCTCAGGAAGACGCTCTTCCAGCTCGGCGTCAACCCTGACTTCGTCTACATCACCAACGTCCTCAAGTGCAACCCGCCGGAGAACAGGTTGAGGGGCTTCGGTGAGGGTGAACTTGGTCTTCTCCAGCGGGAGCTTGAGATCCTGAAGCCAGAGGCCATCTTTGCCATCGGCAGAACGGCGGAGAAGGCCCTGAAAAGGCTCGGCTATGAGGCCATCTACCTCCGGCACCCCGCCTGGTACGTGCGCAGGGGCGTGAGGGAACCGGGGGAGGAGATGCTGGAGGAGTACTCAGTGATAAAGGAGGCCTTCGGGGAATGGAGGTTCTGA
- the cbiB gene encoding adenosylcobinamide-phosphate synthase CbiB — MEVLTVFLLALLWDLLIGEPPALVHPVVWFGKLAEFFDERWGRKGPLPDFLAGTLTALVVLLFAIALSLLPFYLPFPLNYALAVYLLKSSFAIRSLHEHVSRAVTDDIKEKRKAVSMIVSRNTETLDEAHLNSAAIESLAENFNDSVIAPLFYFLLFGLPGALVYRAANTLDAMLGYRNERYEFFGKFPARLDDLLNFVPARLTVLLYLPLGGRRVLKYYRLARFKLNSDKPIAAMSAVLGVMLEKPGFYRFPGRGPRDEDIRRALRVYWLVVAEWVIIVALFLATEVFPCLSP, encoded by the coding sequence ATGGAGGTTCTGACGGTTTTTCTACTCGCCCTCCTCTGGGACCTGCTCATTGGAGAGCCGCCGGCGTTGGTCCACCCGGTTGTGTGGTTCGGTAAGCTGGCGGAGTTTTTTGACGAACGCTGGGGGCGAAAAGGTCCTCTTCCTGACTTCTTAGCCGGAACGCTGACAGCTCTGGTCGTTCTTCTCTTTGCCATTGCCCTCTCACTCCTACCGTTCTACCTTCCCTTCCCTCTCAACTATGCTTTGGCCGTTTACCTCCTCAAGAGCTCCTTCGCGATAAGGAGCCTCCACGAGCACGTTTCGAGGGCGGTAACCGATGACATCAAGGAAAAGAGGAAAGCCGTCTCGATGATAGTCAGCAGGAACACTGAGACCCTCGACGAGGCGCATCTCAACTCGGCAGCGATAGAGAGCCTCGCCGAGAACTTTAACGACTCAGTTATAGCTCCCCTCTTCTACTTCCTCCTCTTCGGCCTTCCAGGGGCGCTGGTTTACCGCGCCGCTAATACTCTCGACGCGATGCTGGGTTACAGAAACGAGCGCTACGAGTTCTTCGGCAAGTTCCCGGCGAGGCTCGACGACCTCCTCAACTTCGTCCCGGCCCGCTTAACCGTTCTCCTCTACCTCCCGCTCGGCGGACGGAGGGTTTTGAAGTATTACCGCCTCGCTCGCTTCAAGCTCAACTCTGACAAGCCGATTGCGGCCATGTCAGCGGTTCTTGGGGTCATGCTCGAAAAGCCCGGCTTCTACCGCTTTCCCGGAAGGGGGCCGAGGGACGAGGACATAAGGCGCGCCCTGAGGGTTTACTGGCTGGTTGTTGCCGAATGGGTGATTATCGTCGCTCTATTCCTTGCAACGGAGGTGTTCCCATGCTTGAGCCCGTGA
- a CDS encoding aminotransferase class I/II-fold pyridoxal phosphate-dependent enzyme, translating into MLEPVKFSTYHGGSREDGYLDFSASLNPYLPEWLDEMFQRAKEISTRYSYYERLEEELGELLGEPLTVTAGITEALYLLGTLALRGRKVVIPRHTYGEYERVARIFGAEVVKGPNEPDKLAELVERNSVVFFCNPNNPDGRFYRVKELRPLFYAVEDRKALLILDEAFIDFVERPESPEGENIVKLRTFTKSYGLPGIRVGYVLGFSEAFRSVRMPWSIGSTGVAFLEFLLKDGFEHLRRTMPLIWREKERLEKELRVKSDANFFIKRVGNAREFVEALKRHGILVRSCESFGLPEYVRFSVRKPEENGRLIEAFRELGEEF; encoded by the coding sequence ATGCTTGAGCCCGTGAAGTTCTCAACTTACCACGGCGGGAGCAGGGAAGATGGCTACCTCGACTTCTCGGCCTCGCTGAACCCTTATCTGCCCGAGTGGCTCGACGAGATGTTCCAGAGGGCAAAGGAGATAAGCACCCGCTACTCCTACTACGAGAGGCTTGAGGAGGAATTGGGAGAGCTCCTCGGGGAGCCCCTGACGGTAACGGCTGGGATTACCGAAGCACTCTACCTCCTCGGAACGCTCGCGCTCCGCGGGAGGAAGGTGGTGATCCCGCGCCACACCTACGGCGAGTACGAGCGCGTTGCCAGAATCTTTGGGGCTGAGGTTGTAAAGGGTCCGAACGAGCCGGATAAGCTTGCGGAGCTGGTCGAGAGAAACTCCGTGGTGTTTTTCTGCAACCCGAACAACCCGGACGGGAGATTCTACCGCGTTAAAGAGCTGAGACCCCTCTTCTATGCAGTTGAGGACAGAAAAGCCCTCCTAATCCTTGACGAGGCCTTCATAGACTTCGTGGAGAGGCCGGAGAGTCCGGAGGGGGAAAACATTGTAAAGCTCAGAACCTTCACCAAGAGCTACGGCCTGCCCGGGATAAGGGTTGGCTACGTTCTCGGCTTCAGCGAGGCATTTAGGAGCGTCAGAATGCCCTGGAGCATAGGCTCAACAGGAGTTGCTTTCCTTGAGTTCCTGCTCAAGGACGGCTTCGAGCATTTAAGGAGGACGATGCCCCTAATCTGGCGGGAAAAGGAGAGGCTGGAGAAGGAGCTCAGGGTTAAAAGTGACGCTAACTTCTTCATCAAGCGCGTTGGAAATGCAAGGGAATTCGTTGAGGCCCTCAAGAGGCACGGAATCCTTGTGAGGAGCTGTGAGAGCTTCGGTCTGCCGGAATACGTCCGCTTTTCGGTTAGGAAGCCGGAGGAGAACGGGAGGCTGATTGAGGCATTCAGGGAGCTGGGAGAAGAGTTTTAA
- a CDS encoding class I SAM-dependent methyltransferase, with the protein MHELYTALAEYYDAIYLRRAERVGKEIDFVEELFRNEAEREVTRVLDLACGTGIPTLELARRDYEVVGLDLHEEMLAVARRKAEREGLSVEFIQGNALEIDFEEEFDAVTMFFSSIMYFDDSAIQQLFNSVRRALKPGGVFIADFPCWYYGGRDGPIVWDERKGDERLIITDWREVEPAFQKLRFKRLVQIIKPDGSVRAFMVDDELNIYTPRELRLLAGGHFRKVKIYGDLRELRPNDRRYWLVAVK; encoded by the coding sequence ATGCACGAGCTCTACACGGCCCTTGCCGAGTACTACGACGCGATCTACCTGAGAAGGGCCGAGCGCGTTGGGAAGGAGATTGACTTCGTGGAGGAGCTCTTCCGGAACGAAGCCGAACGAGAAGTAACGCGGGTTCTCGACCTTGCCTGCGGAACCGGAATCCCAACGCTCGAACTGGCGAGGCGCGATTACGAGGTGGTCGGCCTCGACCTCCATGAGGAGATGCTTGCCGTTGCGAGAAGAAAGGCCGAACGGGAAGGGCTTAGCGTCGAGTTCATTCAGGGAAACGCGCTTGAGATAGACTTCGAGGAGGAGTTCGACGCCGTGACGATGTTTTTCTCCAGCATTATGTATTTCGACGATTCTGCAATTCAACAATTATTTAATTCTGTAAGACGGGCGCTGAAACCTGGGGGCGTTTTCATCGCCGACTTCCCGTGCTGGTACTACGGCGGAAGGGACGGTCCGATAGTGTGGGACGAGCGGAAGGGAGATGAGCGGTTAATCATAACCGACTGGCGCGAGGTCGAGCCAGCCTTCCAGAAGCTCCGCTTCAAGAGGCTCGTGCAGATAATAAAGCCCGACGGGAGCGTTAGGGCCTTCATGGTGGACGATGAACTGAACATCTACACTCCGAGGGAGCTGAGGCTTTTGGCTGGGGGGCACTTCAGGAAGGTCAAAATCTACGGAGACCTCCGCGAGCTAAGGCCCAACGACAGGAGGTACTGGCTGGTGGCGGTGAAGTAA